Proteins encoded together in one Antennarius striatus isolate MH-2024 chromosome 13, ASM4005453v1, whole genome shotgun sequence window:
- the plac8l1 gene encoding cornifelin homolog B, with product MEQITITQQPRLSVTKVSASTFQEEEVKGFSARNEQSQMLNNVLKVTDPVLTQPGLGVTKTTITTITQTGGDWSSGLFDVCGDTTTCVVGVLVPCFLDLGLAHQYGEGLCVPLLPGSTFAIRVGIRERYKIRGNLCDDWTTVYCCYPLALCQMTREMKWRMRTQTYHVCTTLECS from the exons ATGGAGCAAATAACAATCACACAGCA ACCAAGACTCTCAGTAACCAAAGTCTCAGCGTCAACATTTCaagaggaggaagtgaaggGCTTCTCTGCAAGAAATGAGCAAAGCCAGATGTTAAACAATGTTCTCAAGGTGACAGACCCTGTACTCACCCAACCGGGCCTTGGCGTGACCAAAACAACCATTACCACCATcacacagacaggaggagactGGAGCAGTGGCCTGTTTGATGTCTGTGGGGACACAACTACAT GTGTTGTCGGAGTTTTGGTACCTTGCTTTTTGGACCTGGGTTTAGCTCACCAATATGGCGAAGGTCTGTGTGTTCCTCTGCTACCAGGATCTACTTTCGCCATACGAGTTGGGATCAGAGAGAGATACAAAATACGG GGCAATTTGTGTGACGACTGGACCACAGTATATTGCTGTTACCCTCTGGCTCTATGTCAGATGACAAGAGAGATGAAATGGAGGATGAGGACTCAGACGTATCATGTGTGCACCACTCTCGAATGCTCCTGA